A single genomic interval of Zingiber officinale cultivar Zhangliang chromosome 4A, Zo_v1.1, whole genome shotgun sequence harbors:
- the LOC121969899 gene encoding receptor protein kinase-like protein ZAR1, translating to MAVYCWSTPGEIMATIEILILLVLSSYAAALTTDGLALLALKSAVSADPTGALDAWLDFDDNPCSWTGVTCSLGRVSALALPDRELAGYLPSELSLLSELQILSLPGNRLSGPLPAALAVFRGLTDLDLSRNNLSGAIPTEIGQLTSLAHLDLSSNLLAGSLPSSIAALPHLSGVLNLSYNHLSGPIPLAFGNIPVDVSLDLRQNNLSGEIPQVAPLLSQGPTAFSGNPDLCGFPLKNPCPAAKQDPKIPQPNPSLNMNPNDGTLRPVASEKQKSPVGTVAILAVVLLIALIAMFVLQWQLRKRRSAGPCKESSHEKSSSPGFSTTITGGSVTGERREGHASEVYAAVDEGFGLELEELLRASAYVVGKSRSGIVYKVVVGREGSAVAVRRLSENDDGDGSSGGDEWRRRRAFETEAIAIGRVKHPNVVRLLAYYYAPDERLLIYEYIPNVSLHAALHGGPLNPTTPPLPWAARLSILQGAAQGLAYLHEFNPRKHAHGSIASSKILLDDDLRPHISGFGLARLVAAGSQDKMPHSSKNVASPRAAVGYTPPEMRDSTGASTWTQKGDVHAFGVVALEVVTGRPADSELEGWVRQAFKEERPLSEVVDPSLLHEVHAKREVLAVFHVALGCTEADSELRPRMRSVAENLDRISASR from the exons ATGGCAGTCTACTGCTGGTCGACTCCTGGAGAAATCATGGCGACGATCGAGATACTCATCCTCTTGGTACTCTCCTCCTATGCAGCCGCGTTAACCACCGACGGCCTGGCCCTTCTCGCTCTTAAATCGGCCGTCTCCGCCGATCCCACCGGCGCCCTCGACGCCTGGCTCGACTTCGATGACAACCCCTGCTCCTGGACCGGAGTCACCTGCAGCCTCGGCCGAGTATCCGCCCTCGCCCTTCCTGACCGGGAGCTCGCTGGCTACCTCCCTTCCGAGCTCTCTCTCCTCTCTGAACTTCAGATCCTGTCCCTCCCTGGGAACCGCCTTTCTGGCCCCCTTCCTGCCGCTCTCGCCGTCTTCCGTGGGCTCACTGATCTCGACCTGTCGCGAAACAACCTCTCTGGCGCTATCCCTACCGAGATCGGCCAGTTGACCTCACTTGCCCACCTCGACCTCTCCTCCAACCTCCTCGCGGGGTCCCTTCCATCGTCCATTGCCGCCCTTCCACATCTTTCAGGCGTGTTAAATCTCTCCTACAATCATCTGTCGGGCCCGATTCCACTTGCTTTTGGCAACATTCCAGTAGATGTGAGCCTCGACCTCCGCCAGAACAACCTTTCCGGCGAAATCCCACAGGTCGCTCCTCTCTTGAGCCAGGGCCCCACGGCCTTCTCCGGGAACCCTGACCTCTGCGGTTTTCCACTGAAGAACCCCTGTCCTGCTGCTAAGCAGGATCCTAAGATTCCCCAACCCAACCCTAGCCTCAATATGAACCCGAATGATGGAACCTTACGTCCTGTAGCATCGGAGAAGCAGAAAAGTCCTGTTGGTACTGTCGCAATCCTCGCCGTCGTCCTCCTTATCGCTCTCATCGCAATGTTTGTCCTGCAGTGGCAGCTACGAAAGCGTCGCTCCGCTGGGCCATGCAAAGAGTCTAGTCACGAAAAGAGTTCCTCTCCTGGTTTCAGCACCACTATCACTGGTGGCTCGGTGACCGGTGAACGGCGTGAGGGGCACGCGTCGGAAGTGTACGCTGCTGTCGACGAGGGGTTCGGATTGGAGCTGGAGGAGCTACTCCGGGCGTCGGCGTACGTGGTGGGAAAGAGCCGGAGCGGGATCGTGTACAAGGTGGTCGTGGGGCGTGAGGGCTCTGCCGTCGCAGTGCGCCGCCTCAGTGAAAATGACGATGGTGATGGCTCCAGCGGGGGAGATGAATGGAGGCGACGTCGTGCGTTCGAGACGGAGGCAATCGCTATTGGCCGGGTCAAGCATCCCAACGTGGTTCGCCTCCTTGCTTACTACTACGCTCCTGACGAGCGCCTCCTCATCTATGAGTACATTCCCAATGTCTCCCTCCATGCAGCTCTACATG GTGGACCCTTAAATCCGACGACTCCGCCGCTTCCATGGGCGGCGAGGCTCAGCATACTCCAAGGGGCAGCTCAGGGCTTAGCTTATCTGCACGAATTTAATCCCCGCAAGCACGCCCACGGAAGCATCGCATCGTCAAAAATTCTCCTTGATGACGATTTGCGGCCGCACATTTCTGGATTCGGCCTCGCTCGGCTCGTCGCAGCTGGCTCGCAGGACAAGATGCCCCATTCGTCCAAAAATGTGGCGTCGCCCAGGGCGGCGGTAGGATACACGCCTCCGGAGATGCGGGATTCGACGGGCGCATCCACATGGACTCAGAAGGGAGATGTGCACGCTTTCGGCGTGGTGGCGCTTGAGGTGGTTACGGGGCGTCCGGCGGATAGTGAGCTGGAAGGGTGGGTGCGGCAGGCTTTCAAGGAGGAGCGACCTCTGTCGGAGGTGGTGGACCCATCGCTGTTGCACGAGGTGCACGCCAAGCGGGAGGTGCTCGCCGTGTTCCATGTCGCGCTTGGGTGTACTGAAGCCGACTCCGAGCTGCGGCCCAGGATGCGGTCCGTAGCTGAAAACCTCGATCGAATTAGCGCATCTCGCTGA